Genomic segment of Cereibacter sphaeroides 2.4.1:
GCCCGCATCGGCCGCCACCGCATCGATCGGCGAGACCCCGCGGGCGAGGAGCTTCAGACTGTCGCCCTCGAGCGTGGCCTCGACGGTCAGCACCACATGGCCGCCCGGCTCCAGCAGGTCGCGCGCCTGCTCGAGCACATCCGAAAAGACGGTGCATTCGTAGAGCCCCGTCGGATCCGAAAGCTGGACGAAGGCGAACCGGTTGCCCTTGGCCGACTTCTTCTCCTGCCGCGACGAGACGGCACCGGCGAGCTTGGCCACCATGGGCCCCCGCTGCGCCAGATCGGTCAGCGCGGCAAGCGTGGTGACGTTGCGCCGCTTCAGCGCCCCCATGTAATCGTCGAGCGGATGGCCCGAGAGATAGAAGCCGATCGCCTGATGCTCCTGCGCCAGTCGCTCGACCGGCAGCCAGTCGTCGCGCGACGGCAGCCGCGGCTCGGGGATGTCCGCCCCTGCTTCGCCGAACAGCGACACCTGGCTCGAATTTAGCGCTTCGTGAATGGCGGCGGAATAGGCCACCAGCGCATCCAGCGCCTCGAACACCCGGGCACGGTTGCGGTCGAGCGCGTCGAAAGCCCCGGCGCGCGCCAGCATCTCGAGAGGACGCTTGCCGATCCGCTTCAGCTCCACCCGCCGCGCCATGTCGAAGAGCGTGGCGAAGGGCCGGTCGCCGCGGGCCTCGACGATGAGCCGCATCGCCTCGACACCCACATTCTTCAGCGCGCCGAGCGCATAGACCACCGCGCCGTCGCGCACCGTGAAGGTGGCGAGCGAGGCGTTCACGCAGGGCGCCACCGTGCGGATGCCGAGCTTGTCCACCTCGCGCTTGTAGACGGCGAGCTTGTCGGTCAGGTGGATATCGCAGTTCATCACCGCGGCCATGAACTCGACCGGATGGTTCGCCTTCAGCCAGGCGGTCTGGTAGCTCACGACCGCATAGGCGGCGGCGTGGGACTTGTTGAAGCCGTAGTTCGCGAATTTCTCAAGCAGGTCGAAGACTTCGCCGGCTTTCTTCGCGTCGATTCCGTGGGTCTTCTTTGCGCCTTCGATGAACTTCGGGCGCTCCTTGGCCATCTCTTCGGCGATCTTCTTGCCCATGGCGCGGCGCAGAAGGTCCGCGCCGCCGAGCGTATAGCCCCCCATGACCTGCGCGATCTGCATCACCTGTTCCTGATAGACGATGATGCCCTGCGTCTCCTTCAGGATCGGGTCGATGGTCGGATGCAGGCTCTCGAGATCGCGCAGCCCGTGCTTCACCTCGCAATAGACCGGGATGTTCTCCATCGGCCCCGGCCGGTAAAGCGCCACCAGCGCCACGATATCCTCGATGCAGGTGGGCTTCATGCGTCGCAGCGCATCCATCATGCCCGAGCTTTCGACCTGGAACACCGCCACGGTCTTGGCCTGCGCATAGAGCTCGTAGGTGGCCTTGTCCTCGAGCGGGATATGCCCGATGTCGTTCTCGGCTCCCGGCGGCGGATCGTAGAGCACCCGCCCGTCCGCAGCCATGTGCAGGGGCCGCCCCGTGCCGCGGATCAGATCGATCGCGTTCTGGATCACCGTCAGCGTCTTGAGGCCGAGGAAGTCGAACTTCACCAGCCCCGCGGCTTCCACCCATTTCATGTTGAACTGGGTAGCCGGCATGTCCGAGCGCGGATCCTGATAGAGCGGCACCAGCTCGTCGAGCGGCCGGTCGCCGATCACCACGCCCGCGGCATGGGTCGAGGCGTTGCGCAGAAGCCCCTCGATCTGCATCCCGTAGTCCAGAAGCCGCTTCACCACCTCCTCGGTCTTCGCGGCCTCGCGCAGCCGCGGCTCGTCGGCCAGCGCCTTCTGGATCGAGACGGGCTTCACCCCCTCGACCGGGATCATCTTCGACAGCCGGTCCACCTGCCCGTAGGGCATCTGGAGGACGCGCCCCACGTCGCGGACGGCGGCCTTCGAGAGGAGCGCGCCGAAGGTGATGATCTGCCCCACCTTGTCGCGGCCGTATTTCTCCTGGACGTAGCGGATCACCTCCTCGCGCCGGTCCATGCAGAAGTCGATGTCGAAGTCCGGCATCGACACCCGCTCGGGGTTCAGAAACCGCTCGAAGAGAAGCTGGTAACGCAAGGGGTCGAGGTCGGTGATCGTCAGCGCATAGGCCACGAGCGAGCCCGCGCCCGACCCCCGTCCCGGTCCCACCGGGATGCCGTTGGCCTTCCCCCACTTGATGAAGTCGGCCACGATCAGGAAGTAGCCCGGAAAGCCCATCTGCTCGATGATGCCGAGCTCGAAGGAGAGGCGCGCCTCATAGTCCTCGACGGGCGCCGCATGGGGGATCACGGCGAGGCGCGCGGCCAGCCCTTCCTTGGCCTGCCGCCGCAGCTCCTCCACCTCGTCATCGGCGAAGCGCGGCAGGATCGGCGGGCGCTTGGCCGCCTTGAAGGCGCAGCGGCGCGCGATCTCGACGGTGTTCTCCACCGCCTCGGGCAGGTCGGCGAACAGCGCGACCATCTCGGCCTCGGACTTGAAGTAATGCTGCGGCGTGAGCCGCCGCCGCGGCGCCACCTGATCGACATAGGCCCCTTCGGCGATGCAGATCAGCGCATCGTGCGCCTCATACATCTCGGGCTTCGGAAAATAGACGTCGTTCGTGGCCACGAGCGGCAGGCCCATCGCATAGGCCAGCTCGACATGCCCGGGTTCGGTCGCGCGCTCGGCCTCGGTCAGCCGCCCGCCCTCGCCCGGATGGCGCTGCAACTCGACATAGAGCCGCCCGGGATAGATCGCGGCGAGGCGGCCCAGCAGCGCCTCGGCCTTCGCCCGCTGCCCCTCGCGCAGATGCCGGCCCACCGGCCCGTCCGGCCCGCCGGTCAGGCAGATCAGCCCCTCCGCATGCCGCTCGAGTTCGGACGGCGTCACCTGCGGCAGCGCACCCTCCTTGCCGAGATAGAGGCAGGAGGAGAGCTTCATGAGGTTGCCGTAGCCCGTTTCGGTCTGGGCCAGCAGCACGACCGGCGCGGGCGGCTTCGGCCGCTCGCCCAGCGCCGCCGTCTCGTAGGCGACCGAGACCTGACAACCGACGATGGGCTGGATCCCTGCGCCGCTGGCCAGCACCGAGAATTCCAGCGCGGCGAACATGGCATTGGTATCCGTCACCGCCACGGCGGGCATGGCGGCGGCCGTGCAGAGGCCGATCAGCTTCTTCACCGGCACCGCGCCCTCGAGCAGCGAATATTCGGTATGGACGCGCAGATGGATGAATCGGGGAGCGTTCGACATGGGGCGGAGCCTACAGAAGCCGCTCTCCCGCGGAAAGATGCTGCGCGCCGGGCGAGAGGACCCCCTTGCCATCGGGCGGTCCGGCAGGCTTTGATGGGTCCGAATTGTCGCAGGCCGCTTTACGCCGCATCGGGTGGCCTGCACCGGCGCAGCCGGACCCACAGAAGGCGGCAGGTTTTCACATGACGGAGATCGCGTTCATCCTGAACGGAACGCCCCTCAGCGTCGCGGCGGAGCCCACCCGGACGCTGCTCGACTTCCTGCGCGAGGACCGCGGGCTCACCGGCACCAAGGAGGGCTGCAACGAGGGCGACTGCGGCGCCTGCACGGTGATGGTGACCGACGAGACCGGGCCCCGCGCGCTGAACGCCTGCCTCCTGTTCCTGCCCCAGCTTCAGGGCAAGGAGGTCCGGACTGTCGAGGGCCTCGCCGCGCCCGACGGCCGCCTCCATCCGGTGCAACAGGCGCTGATCGACCATCACGGCTCGCAATGCGGCTTCTGCACCCCGGGCTTCGTCATGTCGATGGCCGCGGCCCATGCCACCGGCTGCCGCGACCATGACGATACGCTCGCGGGCAACCTCTGCCGCTGCACGGGCTATGCTCCCATCGTCCGCGCCGCCCGCGCCGCCGAGGAGGCGCCTCCGCCCGACTGGCTGCCCTCTTTCACTCTGCCTCAAATATCCTCGGGGGGGACCGTGAGCGGCGAGAGCCCCTCCCCCGGAGGGGCGGCCGCGAACGCCCGCCCCGCGGGCGGGCCCGGGGGGGCAGACAGCCCCCCCGCAGCCGGTTGCCGCCCGACCAGCCTCGAGGAGCTCGCGCGGCTTTACGAGGCCCATCCCGAGGCCACGCTGATCGCAGGCGCCACCGACGTGGGCCTCTGGGTCACCAAGGATCTGCGCGACCTGTCGATGCCCCTCTTCCTCGGCGCCATCCCCGAGTTGCGCCGCATCGAGGAGGCGGCGGGCAGTCTGCGTGTCGGGGCCATGGTCACCATCTCGGACCTGCGCGCGGCACTTGCCCCCCGCCTGCCGGGCCTCGCGGACCTGCTGCGCCGCTTCGCCAGCGTGCAGATCCGCAACGCGGCCACCCTCGGCGGCAATATCGCCAACGGCTCGCCCATCGGCGACACGCCGCCTGCGCTGATCGCGCTCGGCGCCACGCTGCACCTGCGCCGGGGCGAGACCCGCCGCGACCTGCCGCTCGAGGAGTTCTTCCTCGATTACCGCAAGCAGGACCGGCGCCCGGGCGAGTTCGTCGAGGCGGTCACGATCCCCACCGAGGCACCGGGGCTGCGCTGCTACAAGCTCTCGAAACGGTTCGATCAGGACATTTCGGCGGTCTGCGGCTGTTTCAACATCTCGGTCGAGGCGGGCCGCGTCGCGGCGGCCCGCCTGGCCTTCGGCGGCATGGCCGGGATCCCGAAGCGCGCGGCGGCGGTCGAGGCGGCGCTTCTGGGCCGCCCCTGGACCCTCGCCACGATCGAGGCGGCCCGCCCGGCCTTCGCCGAGGATTTCACCCCGCTCTCCGACATGCGCGCCTCGGCCGGCTACCGTCTCGAGGCCGCGGCGGCGCTTCTCGTCCGCGCCTTCCACGATCTTCAGGGCCACCCCGTCTCGGTGCTGGAGGTGGAGGCATGAGCCTCGGTCGCGCCCTGCCGCACGATGCGGCCCCGCTTCACGTCACCGGCGCTGCGCGCTATGTGGACGACTTGCCCACCCCGCGCGGCACGCTGCATCTGGCCTTCGGCCTGTCGCCCGTGGCCCATGGCGAGATCCTGACCCTCGATCTCGACCCGGTGCGCCGGATGCCGGGCGTGGTGCGGGTGATCGGGCCCGGCGATCTCGATCCGATGCCCGACTGCTCGCCCTCGGCCCATGACGAGCCGCTCCTTGCAGTGGGCCGCGTGCAGTATGTGGGCCAGCCGCTCTTCCTCGTCGTGGCCGAGAGCCACCGCGCCGCCCGCCGCGCAGCGCGCGCCGCGCGCCCCGAGATCCGGCCCCTGCCCGCGATCCTGACCGTCGAGGAGGCGCTCGCCGCGAATGCCCGCTTCGAGGCGGGGCCCGTCGTCTGGGAGAAGGGCCGCGCGGCCGAAGCCATCGCCACAGCCCCGCACCGGATCGAGGGAACGATGGAGGTGGGGGGACAGGAGCATTTCTACCTCGAGGGTCAGGTGGCGCTCGCCCTGCCGCAGGAGGCGGGCGACATGCATGTCCATTCTTCCACCCAGCATCCGACCGAGATCCAGCACAAGGTGGCCCATGCGCTGGGACTGCCCATGAGCGCGGTGCGGGTCGAGGTGCGGCGCATGGGCGGCGGCTTCGGCGGCAAGGAGAGCCAGGGCAATGCGCTGGCCATCGCCTGCGCACTGGCCGCCCGCGCGACGGGGCGGCCCTGCAAGATGCGCTACGACCGCGACGACGACATGGCGATCACCGGCAAGCGCCACGACCTTCGGATCGACTATCGCGCGGGCTTCGATGACGAAGGGCGGCTCGCGGGCGTCGAGTTCCGCCATCTCTTCCGTTGCGGCTGGTCGCAGGACCTGTCGCTGCCGGTGGCGGATCGGGCGATGCTCCATGCCGACAATGCCTATCACCTGCCCGCGGTGCGGATCGAGAGCCACCGGCTGCGCACCCATACCCAGAGCGCCACCGCCTTCCGCGGCTTCGGCGGCCCGCAGGGCATGATCGGGATCGAGCGGGTGATGGACCATGTGGCCCATGCGGTGGGGCGCGATCCTCTGGCGGTGCGGCAGGCGAACTTCTACGCGCCGATGGGGCAGGTCGGGGGCGGACGTGCCGCGGATCCGGCGGGAAGGCCGGGGGCGCTGCCCCCGGACCCCCGGGATATTTCCGCCAGAATGAAGGAGGAGGAGACGGAGGCGCGGGCGCGGCTCGGGGCGGAGGAGGTGGATCTGACCTCGCGCGGGGCGGAGGCGATGGAGCACGATCTGCCGCCGCCCGCGCCCGAGGGGGTGCAGACCACGCCCTATCACATGCCGGTCGAGGATTTCATCGGCGACGCGCTGGTGGCGGAGCTCGCCGAGCGGGCGGACTATGCCCGCCGCCGCGCCGAGATCGGCGACTGGAACCGGCAGAGCCCGATCCTGAAGCGCGGCATCGCGCTGACGCCGGTGAAGTTCGGCATCTCCTTCACGCTCAGCTGGCTGAACCAGGCGGGGGCGCTGGTCCATATCTATCAGGACGGCTCGGTGCATCTGAACCATGGCGGGACCGAAATGGGACAGGGGCTGTTCCAGAAGGTGGCGCAGGTGGCAGCGGCCGAACTGGGGCTGCCGGTCGAGGCGGTGAAGATCACGCCGACCGACACGGGCAAGGTGCCGAACACCTCGGCCACGGCGGCCTCGTCGGGATCGGACCTGAACGGAATGGCGGTGCGTGCGGCCTGCGTCACGCTGCGGGATCGGCTGGCGGAGCTGGTGGCCGAGCGGCATCAGGCGCGGGCGGAGGAGGTGCGGTTCGAGGAGGGGCGCGTGCGCGTGGGCGGCGCGGATCTCTCCTTTGCCGAAGTGGCGGCCATGGCCTATCAGGCGCGCGTGCCCCTTTCGGCCACCGGCTACTACCGGACGCCGAAGATCGTCTGGGACCGGCTGAAGGGGCGCGGGCGGCCGTTCTTCTACTTCGCCTACGGGGCGGCCGTGTCGGAGGTGGCGATCGACAGCCTCACCGGCGAGAACCGGATCCTGCGCGCGGACATCCTGCATGACACGGGCACGAGCCTCAATCCGGCGCTCGATCTGGGGCAGATCGAGGGCGGCTATGTGCAGGGCGCCGGGTGGCTTACCACCGAGGAGCTGGTCTGGGACGCCGAGGGGCGGCTGCGGACCCATGCGCCGTCGACCTACAAGATCCCCGCCTGTTCGGACCGGCCGCGGATCTTCAATGTGGCGCTCTGGAACCGGCCCAACCCCGAGGAGACCGTGGGCCGCTCGAAGGCCGTGGGCGAGCCGCCCTTCATGCTCGGGATCTCGGTGCTGATGGCGCTCTCGGAGGCGGTGGCGGCCTGCGGCGACGGCAGCATCTATCCGGCGCTCGATGCGCCCGCGACGCCCGAGCGGATCCTTGCCGCGGTGAGGCGGCAGCGTGGCTGAGGGCTTCGACCTCGGGGGGCTGCGGGCCGCGGTGGCCCGCCACGGACGCGTGGCGCGCGTGGTGGTGGGCGCCGTCGAGGGCTCGGCACCCCGCGGACCCGGCGCCGCGATGCTGGTCTGGGCCGGGGGAGCCCGGGGCACCATCGGCGGCGGCGCGCTCGAATGGGAGGCCATCGCCCGGGCCCGCGCGCTTCTGGCGGAGGGCGGGCTCAGGGTGGACCGGAGGCCGCTCGGCCCCGCGCTCGGCCAGTGCTGCGGCGGATCGGTGACGCTGGTGACCGAGGTCTGGGACGCGGCGGCCCTCGACGGGATCGAGGGGCCGCTCGTCGCGCGCAGCCTCGACGGGCGGCCGATGGGGCTCGAGGTGCGGCGCCTTCTGGACCGCGCCCGGCGCGAGGGGGCGCGGCCTCCGGCGCAGATCCGGCAGGGCTGGCTGATCGAGCCTCTGGCCCTGCCCGAGCGGGAGATCTGGATCTGGGGGGCGGGTCATGTCGGCCGGGCACTGGTCGCGGTGCTGAGCCCCCTGCCCGATCTCGCCCTGACCTGGATCGATGTGGCGCGCGACCGCTTTCCCGAGATCCTGCCGGAGGGGCCGCGGGCGATCTGGACACCGCGGCCGGAGGAACTGGTGGCCCATGCGCCGCCCCATGCCGAGCATCTCGTGCTCACCTTCTCGCATGCGCTGGACCTCGAGCTCTGCCATCGCATCCTGTCGCGCGGCGCGGCCGGGCTCGGCGTGATCGGCTCGGCCACCAAGGCCGCCCGCTTCCGCGGCAGATTGCGCGCGCTTGGCCATTCGGACGGGCAGATCGCGCACATGGTGTGCCCGATCGGCGACAAGTCCTTGGGCAAGCATCCGCAGGCAATTGCCTTGGGCGTCGCGGTGGGGTTGCTGGGGCAAAAGCGCAGGGTGGGGGCGGAGATCGCGTCATGACGGAACTTCTGCGGATCGAGGGAGTGACGAAGGCCTATCCGGGCGTGGTCGCGAACTCGGACGTGTCTTTCTCGATCCGGGAAGGCGAGGTGCATGCGCTTCTCGGCGAGAACGGCGCAGGCAAATCCACGCTGGTCAAGATGATCTACGGCCTCGTGCGGCCCGACGAGGGGCGGATGCGCCTGCGCGGGCAGGACTACGCCCCGCGCGAGCCGCGCGAGGCGCGGGCGGCGGGCGTCGCCATGGTGTTCCAGCATTTCAGCCTGTTCGAGGCGATGAACGTGGCGGAGAATGTGGCGCTCGGCATGGAGGATCCGCCGAAGCTGCGCGATCTGGCGGCCCGTATCCGGCAGGTGTCCGAGGAATACGGCCTGCCGCTCGATCCCGACCGGATGGTGGGCGATCTGTCGGCGGGCGAGCGGCAGCGGGTCGAGATCGTGCGCTGCCTGCTGCAGGATCCGAAGCTCCTCATCATGGACGAGCCGACCTCGGTCCTGACCCCGCAGGAGGTGGAGATCCTGTTCCAGACCCTGCGCCAGCTCTCGTCCGAAGGCACGGCGATTCTCTACATCAGCCACAAGCTCGAGGAGATCCGCGCGCTCTGCGACGAGGCGACGATCCTGCGCCGCGGCAAGGTGGTGGCGACCTGCACCCCGCGCGAGCGCTCGGCCCGCGAGATGGCGGAACTGATGGTGGGCGCCGTCCTGACCCCGCCCGAGCGGCATGCAACGCCCAAGGGCGAGGTGGCGCTGGAGGTGGCGGGGCTCTCGGTCGCCTCGCCCATCCCCTTCGGCACCTCGCTCAAGGACATCGGCTTCAAGGTGCGCCGCGGCGAGGTGCTGGGCATCGCCGGCGTGGCGGGCAACGGGCAGGACGAGCTTCTGATCGCGCTCTCGGGCGAACTGCGGGCTGCGCGCGATGCGGTGCAGATCGAAGGGAGCGGCGTGGGCGACCTCGGGCCGAACGAGCGGCGCCTGCGCGGCCTCGTGGCCGCCCCCGAGGAGCGCCTGGGCCATGCGGCGGCACCCGACATGAGCCTCGTCGAGAACGCACTCCTCTCGGGCGTGGTGCGCAAACGGCTGACCTGGCGCGGCTTCATCGACTGGGCAGGCACCCGCGCCTTCGCCTCCGAGATCGTCGAGCGGTTCGACGTGCGCACCCCCGGCACCTGGGTCGCGGCCCGCGCCCTCTCGGGGGGCAACCTGCAGAAGTTCGTGGTGGGGCGCGAGTTGTCGCAGGAGCCCTCGGTCATCGTCATCAACCAGCCGACCTGGGGCGTCGATGCCTCGGCCGCGGCGGCGATCCGGCAGGCGATCCTCGACCGGGCCGCGGCGGGGGCGGCGGTCGTCGTCATCAGCCAGGACCTTGACGAGCTTCTGGAAATCGCCGACCGCTTCGCCGCGCTGAACGAGGGCCGCCTGAGCGCTCCCCGACCCACGCAGGGGCTGACCATCGACGAGATCGGTCTGATGATGGGCGGCGCGCATGGAATGGAGGTGGCCCATCATGCTCACGGGTAACGGCGCAGAGGCGCGCCCATGCTGAGGCTCGAGAAGCGCCCGAACCCGTCGCGGTTCTGGAACTACGCAACGCCGGTTCTCGCCGTCGTGCTGACGATGGTCGCGGGCGGGCTCATGTTCGCGCTGCTGGGCAAGAACCCGGTCGAGGCGATCCGCACGATCTTCTGGGATCCGCTGTTCGGAGAGTTCGCCTGGTATTTCCGCGGCCAGCTTCTGGTGAAGGCGGGGCCGCTGATCCTGATCGCGGTGGGCCTGAGCCTCGGCTTCCGGGCGGGGATCTGGAACATCGGCGCCGAGGGACAATACATGATGGGCGCCATCTTCGGCGCCGCGGCGGGGCTTGCGCTCTATCCCGCCGACAACCGGCTGATCTTCCCGCTGATGGTGGTGGCGGGCGCGCTCGGCGGCTGGATCTGGGCCATGATCCC
This window contains:
- the dnaE gene encoding DNA polymerase III subunit alpha, with the protein product MSNAPRFIHLRVHTEYSLLEGAVPVKKLIGLCTAAAMPAVAVTDTNAMFAALEFSVLASGAGIQPIVGCQVSVAYETAALGERPKPPAPVVLLAQTETGYGNLMKLSSCLYLGKEGALPQVTPSELERHAEGLICLTGGPDGPVGRHLREGQRAKAEALLGRLAAIYPGRLYVELQRHPGEGGRLTEAERATEPGHVELAYAMGLPLVATNDVYFPKPEMYEAHDALICIAEGAYVDQVAPRRRLTPQHYFKSEAEMVALFADLPEAVENTVEIARRCAFKAAKRPPILPRFADDEVEELRRQAKEGLAARLAVIPHAAPVEDYEARLSFELGIIEQMGFPGYFLIVADFIKWGKANGIPVGPGRGSGAGSLVAYALTITDLDPLRYQLLFERFLNPERVSMPDFDIDFCMDRREEVIRYVQEKYGRDKVGQIITFGALLSKAAVRDVGRVLQMPYGQVDRLSKMIPVEGVKPVSIQKALADEPRLREAAKTEEVVKRLLDYGMQIEGLLRNASTHAAGVVIGDRPLDELVPLYQDPRSDMPATQFNMKWVEAAGLVKFDFLGLKTLTVIQNAIDLIRGTGRPLHMAADGRVLYDPPPGAENDIGHIPLEDKATYELYAQAKTVAVFQVESSGMMDALRRMKPTCIEDIVALVALYRPGPMENIPVYCEVKHGLRDLESLHPTIDPILKETQGIIVYQEQVMQIAQVMGGYTLGGADLLRRAMGKKIAEEMAKERPKFIEGAKKTHGIDAKKAGEVFDLLEKFANYGFNKSHAAAYAVVSYQTAWLKANHPVEFMAAVMNCDIHLTDKLAVYKREVDKLGIRTVAPCVNASLATFTVRDGAVVYALGALKNVGVEAMRLIVEARGDRPFATLFDMARRVELKRIGKRPLEMLARAGAFDALDRNRARVFEALDALVAYSAAIHEALNSSQVSLFGEAGADIPEPRLPSRDDWLPVERLAQEHQAIGFYLSGHPLDDYMGALKRRNVTTLAALTDLAQRGPMVAKLAGAVSSRQEKKSAKGNRFAFVQLSDPTGLYECTVFSDVLEQARDLLEPGGHVVLTVEATLEGDSLKLLARGVSPIDAVAADAGAMSLRVHLDRAEAAASVAALLARAQGRARAPVRICVRDPSGGQEIDIELGQDFAVSPQIRSALRAVPGVEMVEEI
- the xdhA gene encoding xanthine dehydrogenase small subunit yields the protein MTEIAFILNGTPLSVAAEPTRTLLDFLREDRGLTGTKEGCNEGDCGACTVMVTDETGPRALNACLLFLPQLQGKEVRTVEGLAAPDGRLHPVQQALIDHHGSQCGFCTPGFVMSMAAAHATGCRDHDDTLAGNLCRCTGYAPIVRAARAAEEAPPPDWLPSFTLPQISSGGTVSGESPSPGGAAANARPAGGPGGADSPPAAGCRPTSLEELARLYEAHPEATLIAGATDVGLWVTKDLRDLSMPLFLGAIPELRRIEEAAGSLRVGAMVTISDLRAALAPRLPGLADLLRRFASVQIRNAATLGGNIANGSPIGDTPPALIALGATLHLRRGETRRDLPLEEFFLDYRKQDRRPGEFVEAVTIPTEAPGLRCYKLSKRFDQDISAVCGCFNISVEAGRVAAARLAFGGMAGIPKRAAAVEAALLGRPWTLATIEAARPAFAEDFTPLSDMRASAGYRLEAAAALLVRAFHDLQGHPVSVLEVEA
- a CDS encoding xanthine dehydrogenase molybdopterin binding subunit, producing the protein MSLGRALPHDAAPLHVTGAARYVDDLPTPRGTLHLAFGLSPVAHGEILTLDLDPVRRMPGVVRVIGPGDLDPMPDCSPSAHDEPLLAVGRVQYVGQPLFLVVAESHRAARRAARAARPEIRPLPAILTVEEALAANARFEAGPVVWEKGRAAEAIATAPHRIEGTMEVGGQEHFYLEGQVALALPQEAGDMHVHSSTQHPTEIQHKVAHALGLPMSAVRVEVRRMGGGFGGKESQGNALAIACALAARATGRPCKMRYDRDDDMAITGKRHDLRIDYRAGFDDEGRLAGVEFRHLFRCGWSQDLSLPVADRAMLHADNAYHLPAVRIESHRLRTHTQSATAFRGFGGPQGMIGIERVMDHVAHAVGRDPLAVRQANFYAPMGQVGGGRAADPAGRPGALPPDPRDISARMKEEETEARARLGAEEVDLTSRGAEAMEHDLPPPAPEGVQTTPYHMPVEDFIGDALVAELAERADYARRRAEIGDWNRQSPILKRGIALTPVKFGISFTLSWLNQAGALVHIYQDGSVHLNHGGTEMGQGLFQKVAQVAAAELGLPVEAVKITPTDTGKVPNTSATAASSGSDLNGMAVRAACVTLRDRLAELVAERHQARAEEVRFEEGRVRVGGADLSFAEVAAMAYQARVPLSATGYYRTPKIVWDRLKGRGRPFFYFAYGAAVSEVAIDSLTGENRILRADILHDTGTSLNPALDLGQIEGGYVQGAGWLTTEELVWDAEGRLRTHAPSTYKIPACSDRPRIFNVALWNRPNPEETVGRSKAVGEPPFMLGISVLMALSEAVAACGDGSIYPALDAPATPERILAAVRRQRG
- the xdhC gene encoding xanthine dehydrogenase accessory protein XdhC — encoded protein: MAEGFDLGGLRAAVARHGRVARVVVGAVEGSAPRGPGAAMLVWAGGARGTIGGGALEWEAIARARALLAEGGLRVDRRPLGPALGQCCGGSVTLVTEVWDAAALDGIEGPLVARSLDGRPMGLEVRRLLDRARREGARPPAQIRQGWLIEPLALPEREIWIWGAGHVGRALVAVLSPLPDLALTWIDVARDRFPEILPEGPRAIWTPRPEELVAHAPPHAEHLVLTFSHALDLELCHRILSRGAAGLGVIGSATKAARFRGRLRALGHSDGQIAHMVCPIGDKSLGKHPQAIALGVAVGLLGQKRRVGAEIAS
- a CDS encoding ABC transporter ATP-binding protein translates to MTELLRIEGVTKAYPGVVANSDVSFSIREGEVHALLGENGAGKSTLVKMIYGLVRPDEGRMRLRGQDYAPREPREARAAGVAMVFQHFSLFEAMNVAENVALGMEDPPKLRDLAARIRQVSEEYGLPLDPDRMVGDLSAGERQRVEIVRCLLQDPKLLIMDEPTSVLTPQEVEILFQTLRQLSSEGTAILYISHKLEEIRALCDEATILRRGKVVATCTPRERSAREMAELMVGAVLTPPERHATPKGEVALEVAGLSVASPIPFGTSLKDIGFKVRRGEVLGIAGVAGNGQDELLIALSGELRAARDAVQIEGSGVGDLGPNERRLRGLVAAPEERLGHAAAPDMSLVENALLSGVVRKRLTWRGFIDWAGTRAFASEIVERFDVRTPGTWVAARALSGGNLQKFVVGRELSQEPSVIVINQPTWGVDASAAAAIRQAILDRAAAGAAVVVISQDLDELLEIADRFAALNEGRLSAPRPTQGLTIDEIGLMMGGAHGMEVAHHAHG